The following proteins are co-located in the Labrys monachus genome:
- a CDS encoding ABC transporter substrate-binding protein has translation MPIDRRALLLGSASAALVLALPRAARAAAQGGRLIVAADSEPSNLNPAITASNGVFFVASKVIEPLAEADYNAPDGLAPRLATAWEGSPDGKSITFTLREGVTWHDGQKFTSADVAFSALEVWRKLQNLGRVVFKDLAAVDTPDARTAIFRFSAPTPFQLIRNALPALTAVLPRHVFEGTDIMKNPANERLVGTGPFKYAEHKPGEYYLLRRNEAYWDPTEPKINELLFRVLSDRASASDALEAGEIQLAAFSAVPLADLDRISKVQGMKVYANGYEALTYQLIVEINHTRKELADLRVRQALAHAIDRDFVIKTIFLGYAKSATGPVPQYDKTFYTPDVTQYAFDPAKAEALLDEAGYRKGTDGTRFRLKLLPAPFFNETRQFGDYLRQALGKIGIDAEIVANDTPAHLKAVYTDHAFDITVGTPVYRSDPAISTTILFQSGLPAGVPFSNQYGYANPKVDAVIAQAAVELDAGKRAELYRQFQKLVVEDIALINVAEFSFITVASENVLNVSSNPRWAVSSWGDTALQDFGP, from the coding sequence ATGCCGATTGATCGCCGTGCTCTTCTGCTCGGGAGCGCCAGCGCCGCCCTCGTCCTCGCTTTGCCGCGAGCGGCGCGCGCCGCGGCCCAGGGCGGCAGGCTCATCGTCGCCGCCGATTCGGAGCCCTCCAACCTCAATCCGGCGATCACCGCCTCGAACGGCGTGTTCTTCGTCGCCAGCAAGGTGATCGAGCCGCTGGCCGAGGCCGACTACAATGCGCCCGACGGGCTCGCTCCCCGGCTCGCGACCGCCTGGGAAGGATCGCCCGACGGCAAGTCGATCACCTTCACGCTGCGGGAGGGCGTGACGTGGCATGACGGGCAGAAGTTCACCTCCGCCGACGTCGCCTTCTCGGCGCTGGAGGTCTGGCGCAAGCTGCAGAATCTCGGCCGGGTCGTGTTCAAGGACCTCGCAGCCGTCGACACCCCCGACGCGCGGACCGCGATCTTCCGCTTCTCGGCGCCGACCCCCTTCCAGCTGATCCGCAACGCCTTGCCGGCCCTGACGGCGGTGCTGCCCCGGCATGTGTTCGAGGGCACCGACATCATGAAGAATCCGGCCAATGAGAGGCTGGTGGGCACCGGGCCGTTCAAATATGCCGAGCACAAGCCGGGCGAATATTATCTCCTGCGCCGCAACGAGGCCTATTGGGACCCGACCGAGCCCAAGATCAACGAACTCCTCTTCCGCGTGCTGTCCGACCGCGCCTCCGCCAGCGATGCCCTCGAGGCGGGGGAGATCCAGCTCGCCGCGTTCTCGGCGGTGCCGCTCGCCGACCTCGACCGCATCTCGAAGGTGCAGGGCATGAAGGTCTATGCCAATGGCTATGAGGCGCTGACCTACCAGCTGATCGTCGAGATCAACCACACCCGCAAGGAACTCGCCGACCTGCGGGTGCGGCAGGCGCTCGCCCACGCCATCGACCGGGATTTCGTCATCAAGACGATCTTCCTCGGCTATGCCAAGTCCGCCACCGGACCGGTGCCGCAATATGACAAGACCTTCTACACCCCCGACGTCACGCAATACGCCTTCGATCCCGCCAAGGCCGAGGCCCTGCTGGACGAGGCGGGCTACAGGAAGGGAACCGACGGCACCCGCTTCCGGCTCAAGCTGCTGCCGGCGCCCTTCTTCAACGAGACCAGGCAGTTCGGCGACTATCTGCGCCAGGCGCTCGGCAAGATCGGCATCGACGCGGAGATCGTCGCCAACGACACGCCGGCGCATCTGAAGGCCGTCTACACCGACCATGCCTTCGATATCACCGTGGGCACGCCGGTCTATCGCTCGGATCCGGCGATTTCCACCACCATTCTGTTCCAGAGCGGCCTGCCGGCCGGCGTGCCCTTCTCGAACCAGTACGGCTATGCCAACCCCAAGGTCGACGCCGTGATCGCGCAGGCGGCGGTCGAACTCGATGCCGGCAAGCGCGCCGAGCTGTACAGGCAGTTCCAGAAGCTGGTGGTCGAGGATATCGCGCTCATCAACGTCGCCGAGTTCTCCTTCATCACGGTGGCGAGCGAGAATGTGCTGAACGTCTCCAGCAATCCGCGCTGGGCCGTGTCGTCCTGGGGCGATACGGCGCTTCAGGATTTCGGACCGTAG
- the ppaT gene encoding pyridoxamine--pyruvate transaminase, which produces MPVAPPFMLTTGPVTAYPAVLNAMARPVLYDGHPAFQQFYRDVVGKVRQAMRSAALPVILQGDALLGLEAAAASLIGRRDVVLNLVSGVYGKGYGNWARRHGGEVIELEVPYDEAIDAEAVRRALLDRPDITIIAVCHHDTPSGTLNPLAEIGLLAREHGAFVIADAVSSFGGMDVHPDAAHVDVFVASAAKCLGATPGLTLIGINDRAWARIKANPDAPRVSFLSLLDWELASEPGRPFPVTPSLAEFHGLDAALDLYLAEGPEKVWQRHARTAAATRAGLAALGLRLWPKSEAIAAPSASVFRVPDGIEDKALRDTLLDRYGVLVSLGRGFTAGKVLRIGHMGPGAEPLLAVTAIAALGAALRRLGAKGDAGVAVDAALASLDGPSPAAVVHDVSREAVHAD; this is translated from the coding sequence ATGCCCGTTGCACCGCCTTTCATGCTGACGACCGGCCCGGTGACGGCCTATCCGGCAGTGCTGAACGCCATGGCGCGCCCGGTGCTCTATGACGGGCATCCGGCGTTCCAGCAATTCTATCGCGACGTCGTCGGCAAGGTGCGGCAGGCGATGCGATCGGCGGCACTGCCCGTCATCCTGCAGGGCGACGCCCTGCTCGGGCTCGAAGCGGCGGCGGCGTCCCTGATCGGGCGCCGGGACGTGGTGCTCAACCTCGTCTCCGGCGTCTATGGCAAGGGCTACGGCAACTGGGCGCGGCGCCATGGCGGCGAGGTGATCGAGCTCGAAGTGCCCTATGACGAAGCGATCGACGCCGAAGCGGTGCGCCGGGCGCTGCTCGACAGGCCGGATATCACGATCATCGCCGTCTGCCACCACGATACGCCGTCCGGCACCCTCAATCCCCTCGCCGAGATCGGCCTGCTCGCACGGGAGCACGGCGCCTTCGTCATCGCCGATGCCGTGTCTTCCTTCGGGGGCATGGACGTGCATCCCGATGCCGCCCATGTCGACGTCTTCGTCGCTTCCGCCGCCAAATGCCTCGGTGCGACGCCCGGCCTGACGCTGATCGGCATCAATGACCGGGCGTGGGCTCGCATCAAGGCCAATCCGGACGCGCCGAGAGTCTCCTTCCTGAGCCTGCTCGACTGGGAATTGGCGAGCGAGCCGGGCCGCCCGTTTCCCGTCACGCCGTCGCTGGCCGAGTTCCATGGGCTCGACGCGGCGCTGGATCTCTATCTCGCCGAGGGCCCGGAAAAAGTGTGGCAGCGCCATGCGCGGACGGCAGCCGCCACCCGTGCCGGCCTGGCGGCGCTGGGCCTGCGGCTCTGGCCGAAGAGCGAGGCGATCGCCGCTCCGTCCGCCAGCGTCTTCCGCGTGCCCGACGGCATCGAGGACAAGGCGCTGCGCGACACGCTGCTCGACCGCTACGGCGTGCTCGTCTCGCTCGGACGCGGTTTCACGGCCGGCAAGGTGCTGCGCATCGGGCATATGGGCCCGGGCGCGGAGCCCCTTCTGGCGGTGACGGCGATCGCCGCGCTGGGCGCCGCGTTGCGCCGTCTCGGCGCCAAGGGGGACGCCGGCGTCGCCGTCGATGCCGCCCTCGCCAGTCTCGACGGGCCGTCGCCGGCCGCCGTCGTCCATGATGTTTCCCGGGAGGCTGTCCATGCCGATTGA
- a CDS encoding lysylphosphatidylglycerol synthase domain-containing protein yields MKNKLEYLWPIVGLAAVVFSIYLLSKELKGVEVGQVWQAALDRGPLMFLCAVGSTLLAYAALAWYDRIALLHVGRKLSWPIVSLVSFTAYALGHNIGVSVLSSGLVRYRAYSRMGLTVGEVAIVTAFCAFTFAYGALFLGGLVLTGEPGLLSRLFSFPVGVAFAIGLGMLVLVALYQLGAIFNFKPLRFRTFEIAYPKPGIAFRQLFAAPLEIIGAAGIIYFALPDSLNPGFFVVLGMFLASFCAGLISNAPGGAGVFEAVFFMIMLPHGSNPDDPAVIQSKAEILAALLMFRLLYLLIPLAISCAIVLYTERQTIAGLFGSVTGGRSRPVEAARQEPPKQ; encoded by the coding sequence ATGAAGAACAAGCTCGAATATCTGTGGCCGATCGTCGGGCTCGCCGCCGTCGTGTTCTCGATCTATCTGCTCTCCAAGGAGTTGAAGGGGGTCGAAGTCGGCCAGGTCTGGCAGGCAGCGCTCGACCGCGGGCCGCTGATGTTCCTGTGCGCGGTCGGCTCGACCCTGCTCGCCTATGCCGCGCTCGCCTGGTACGACCGCATCGCGCTCCTGCATGTCGGCAGGAAGCTGTCCTGGCCGATCGTCTCCCTCGTCTCCTTCACTGCCTATGCCCTCGGCCACAATATCGGCGTGTCCGTGCTGTCGTCCGGGCTGGTGCGCTATCGCGCCTACAGCCGGATGGGCCTGACGGTCGGCGAGGTCGCGATCGTCACGGCCTTCTGCGCCTTCACTTTCGCCTATGGCGCCCTCTTCCTCGGCGGCCTCGTGCTGACGGGCGAGCCGGGCCTGCTGTCGCGGCTGTTCAGCTTTCCCGTCGGGGTGGCGTTCGCCATCGGCCTCGGCATGCTCGTCCTCGTCGCGCTCTACCAGCTCGGCGCGATCTTCAATTTCAAGCCGCTGCGCTTCCGCACCTTCGAGATCGCCTATCCCAAGCCCGGCATCGCCTTCCGCCAGCTCTTCGCTGCGCCGCTCGAGATCATCGGCGCCGCCGGCATCATCTATTTCGCCCTCCCGGACAGCCTCAATCCGGGCTTCTTCGTCGTGCTCGGCATGTTTCTCGCTTCGTTCTGCGCGGGCCTGATCTCGAATGCGCCGGGCGGTGCCGGCGTGTTCGAAGCCGTGTTCTTCATGATCATGCTGCCGCACGGCTCCAATCCCGACGATCCGGCCGTCATCCAGAGCAAGGCGGAGATCCTGGCGGCCCTCTTGATGTTCCGCCTGCTCTATCTCCTGATCCCCTTGGCGATCTCCTGCGCCATCGTGCTCTACACCGAGCGGCAGACCATCGCCGGCCTCTTCGGTTCCGTCACGGGCGGACGCAGCCGGCCGGTCGAGGCTGCGCGCCAGGAGCCTCCGAAGCAGTAG
- a CDS encoding GNAT family N-acetyltransferase: protein MTSSARLLSAGYSAVPPGMIATVVTCLEMTQRPRPRPLRPVDTPMVLQRVEKPDLQAYRALFRAVGQDWLWYSRLTMPDDELRGILEDPLVEIHVLSSMRRDIGLLELDFRRPGECELAFFGLVKEAIGQGAGRFLMDQALAKAWSRPIERLWVHTCTFDHPAALGFYRRSGFVPFSFEVEVSPDPRLSGHLPREVAPQVPLADFGP from the coding sequence ATGACTAGCTCCGCCAGACTTCTCTCCGCCGGCTACTCCGCCGTCCCCCCCGGCATGATCGCCACCGTCGTCACTTGCCTGGAGATGACGCAGCGCCCGCGCCCCCGCCCGCTGCGTCCGGTCGATACGCCGATGGTGCTGCAGCGCGTCGAAAAGCCGGATCTCCAGGCCTATCGCGCCCTGTTCCGCGCCGTCGGACAGGATTGGCTGTGGTATTCCCGCCTGACCATGCCGGACGACGAGTTGCGCGGCATCCTCGAGGATCCTCTCGTCGAAATCCATGTGCTGTCCTCGATGCGCCGGGATATCGGGCTGCTGGAACTCGATTTCCGCCGGCCGGGGGAATGCGAGCTCGCCTTTTTCGGCCTCGTCAAGGAAGCGATCGGGCAGGGAGCGGGCCGCTTCCTGATGGACCAGGCGCTTGCCAAGGCGTGGTCGCGGCCGATCGAACGGCTATGGGTGCACACCTGCACCTTCGACCACCCGGCGGCGCTCGGCTTCTATCGCCGCTCCGGCTTCGTGCCCTTCTCGTTCGAGGTGGAGGTCTCGCCCGATCCGCGCCTGAGCGGGCACCTGCCGCGCGAGGTGGCGCCGCAGGTGCCGCTGGCCGATTTCGGCCCCTGA
- a CDS encoding SDR family NAD(P)-dependent oxidoreductase, whose translation MPLLKDKVAIVTGASSGLGRAIALRYAREGANVVLADVRDEPIEGGETTQALILAAGGSAISPRTDVSKWSDVDALVEAAVSRFGRLDVMVNNAAIYTSTNLVETTEEQWNRVMAVNVTGVFHGCKRAVQQMLTQDPVEEVRGRIVNISSQHGMVGSPGDMPYGVSKGSIVQMTRQIAVDHARDFIVCNAVAPGKIITGKPGVANDPQALDYSHRRTPWPRLGRPDDVAGAALFLASDMATYITGVNLLVDGGWMAF comes from the coding sequence CCTGCGCTATGCCAGAGAGGGTGCGAACGTCGTGCTGGCCGATGTCCGCGACGAGCCGATCGAGGGCGGCGAGACCACGCAGGCCCTCATCCTCGCCGCCGGCGGCAGCGCCATCAGCCCGCGCACCGACGTTTCGAAATGGTCTGACGTCGATGCCCTCGTCGAGGCCGCGGTGTCGCGCTTCGGCCGGCTCGACGTCATGGTCAACAATGCGGCGATCTACACCAGCACCAATCTCGTCGAGACGACCGAGGAGCAGTGGAACCGCGTGATGGCGGTCAACGTCACCGGCGTATTCCATGGCTGCAAGCGGGCGGTGCAGCAGATGCTCACCCAGGATCCGGTGGAGGAGGTGAGGGGCCGCATCGTCAATATTTCCTCGCAGCACGGCATGGTCGGCTCACCCGGCGACATGCCCTACGGCGTCAGCAAGGGCAGCATCGTGCAGATGACGCGCCAGATCGCCGTCGACCACGCCAGGGATTTCATCGTCTGCAACGCCGTCGCGCCGGGCAAGATCATCACGGGCAAGCCGGGCGTCGCCAACGACCCGCAGGCGCTCGACTATTCGCATCGCCGTACGCCGTGGCCGCGGCTGGGCCGGCCGGACGACGTCGCCGGTGCGGCGCTGTTCCTGGCGAGCGACATGGCGACCTACATCACCGGCGTCAACCTCCTCGTCGACGGCGGCTGGATGGCCTTCTGA
- a CDS encoding SDR family oxidoreductase — protein MHIDLSGKRALILGASGGLGSAIATGLREAGADIAVVGRSAERLQAAMPEAKARIVADLAAAGAPDAIADQALAALGGVDILVNNSGGPPPSPALGVSAEVWKAQFEAMVLSLMKLTDRLAPGMVERKWGRILTIASSGVQMPIPNLAVSNTLRSALVGWSKTLATELAPHGVTVNMVLPGRIATSRVASLDAAAAQRTGRTAEEVEAASRAAIPMGRYGRPEEFAAAAVFLASPQASYVTGTTIRIDGGMIRSI, from the coding sequence ATGCATATCGACCTCAGCGGCAAGCGCGCTCTGATCCTCGGCGCGAGCGGTGGCCTCGGCTCCGCCATTGCGACGGGCCTGAGGGAAGCGGGCGCGGACATCGCCGTCGTCGGCCGTTCGGCCGAGCGGCTCCAGGCGGCCATGCCGGAGGCGAAGGCCCGGATCGTCGCCGATCTCGCCGCCGCCGGTGCACCCGACGCGATCGCCGACCAGGCCCTCGCAGCGCTCGGCGGCGTCGACATCCTCGTCAACAATTCGGGCGGCCCGCCGCCCTCGCCGGCGCTGGGTGTCTCCGCCGAAGTGTGGAAGGCGCAGTTCGAGGCGATGGTGCTGTCGCTGATGAAGCTCACCGACAGGCTGGCGCCCGGCATGGTCGAGCGCAAATGGGGGCGCATCCTCACGATCGCCTCGTCCGGCGTGCAGATGCCGATCCCCAACCTCGCCGTGTCCAACACGCTGCGCTCGGCACTGGTCGGCTGGTCCAAGACACTGGCGACGGAACTCGCCCCCCATGGCGTCACCGTCAACATGGTACTGCCGGGCCGGATCGCGACATCGCGGGTCGCCTCGCTCGACGCGGCGGCGGCCCAGCGCACCGGCCGCACGGCGGAAGAAGTCGAGGCCGCCTCGCGCGCCGCCATTCCGATGGGCCGCTATGGACGCCCGGAGGAATTCGCAGCCGCCGCGGTGTTCCTCGCCAGCCCGCAGGCCTCCTATGTGACGGGAACGACGATACGCATCGACGGCGGCATGATCCGCAGCATCTAG
- a CDS encoding bestrophin family protein has product MIVRKSPRPWELFFVMRGSIVPHIWPQMIIVTLLSVAVTLLETHGYIHVAPIAALPFSLIGVALSIFAAFRNTASYDRWWEARKILGQMVIDARGLSRQALAYLAAEPAVARRLALHSIAFCDTLRCLLRDEPLDEPALRHLDARERALMQASRHVPNRVLALMSTAIAGALGRGQISPQMAQTLEERVTALSGDLAAAERIKSTPLPFAYSLLLHRTVYLFCFLLPFGVADSMGLWTPVIVAIMSYTFFGLDTLGDELVVPFGTTSNSLPLMAICRTIEINILEDLGEPNLPSAPQPVNFILE; this is encoded by the coding sequence GTGATCGTCCGTAAGAGCCCACGTCCGTGGGAATTGTTTTTCGTTATGCGCGGCTCGATCGTGCCGCATATCTGGCCCCAGATGATCATCGTCACCCTGCTTTCGGTGGCGGTCACCCTGCTGGAGACGCATGGCTATATCCACGTCGCTCCGATCGCGGCCCTGCCGTTCTCGCTGATCGGCGTGGCGCTCTCGATCTTCGCGGCGTTCCGCAACACCGCGAGCTATGACCGCTGGTGGGAGGCCCGCAAGATCCTGGGCCAGATGGTGATCGACGCGAGAGGCTTGTCGCGGCAGGCGCTGGCCTATCTCGCCGCCGAGCCCGCGGTCGCCCGGCGCCTCGCCCTCCATTCCATCGCCTTCTGCGACACGCTGCGCTGCCTGCTCCGCGACGAGCCGCTGGATGAGCCGGCGCTGCGGCATCTGGATGCTCGCGAGCGGGCCTTGATGCAGGCGAGCCGCCACGTTCCCAACCGCGTTCTTGCCCTGATGAGCACGGCGATCGCCGGCGCGCTCGGCCGCGGGCAGATCTCGCCGCAGATGGCGCAGACGCTGGAGGAACGGGTCACCGCGCTTTCGGGCGACCTCGCGGCGGCCGAACGCATCAAGTCGACGCCGCTGCCCTTCGCCTATTCGCTCCTCCTGCACCGGACCGTCTATCTGTTCTGCTTCCTGCTGCCCTTCGGCGTCGCCGACAGCATGGGCCTGTGGACGCCGGTCATCGTGGCCATCATGTCCTACACCTTCTTCGGGCTGGACACGCTGGGCGACGAGCTGGTCGTCCCCTTCGGCACCACCAGCAACAGCCTGCCGCTGATGGCGATCTGCCGGACGATCGAGATCAATATCCTGGAGGATCTCGGCGAGCCGAACCTGCCGTCCGCGCCGCAGCCGGTGAACTTCATCCTGGAGTGA